Proteins from a genomic interval of Channa argus isolate prfri chromosome 11, Channa argus male v1.0, whole genome shotgun sequence:
- the tango2 gene encoding transport and Golgi organization protein 2 homolog, whose translation MCIIFFKFDPRPVSKNAYRLILAANRDEVYSRPSKAADFWGTNSDILSGLDLEFGKEGGSWLGINKRGKLAAVTNYMEGRLNPDAQGRGFLVSNYLIDKDLDSYAYLKKVSAEGQLYNGFNIITAEFKAKQDIVCYYGNRGSPEPIRLNPGIYGLSNSLLDTPWKKLLKGKQHFTSVVNNQSLSSDGLVQELLGILNNEDLNSPDPLQEMQGDGFSKPMIQALSAVCVRSSHYGTRTNTIILIDAEDNVTFTERTMLDEDPTKWSVSSFQFKLQV comes from the exons GCTAATTTTGGCTGCCAACAGAGATGAGGTCTACAGCAGGCCGTCCAAGGCTGCAGACTTCTGGGGGACCAACAGTGACATCCTCAGCG GGCTAGACTTGGAATTTGGTAAGGAAGGAGGATCATGGCTGGGAATCAACAAGCGAGGCAAGCTGGCAGCAGTTACCAACTACATGGAAGGCCGTCTCAACCCTGATGCACAAGGAAGAG GATTTCTAGTGTCTAACTACCTTATAGACAAGGATCTAGACAGCTACGCCTACCTGAAGAAAGTGTCAGCAGAAGGCCAACTGTACAATGGCTTCAACATCATCACAGCAGAGTTCAA AGCCAAACAAGACATTGTGTGTTACTATGGAAACAGAGGCAGCCCTGAACCCATCCGTCTAAACCCAg GAATCTATGGGTTGAGTAATTCACTGCTGGATACTCCATGGAAGAAATTGTTGAAAGGCAAGCAGCACTTCACTAGCGTTGTCAACAACCAGTCCCTGTCGTCTGATGGACTGGTGCAGGAGCTGCTCGGCATCCTAAATAATGAGGATCT GAACTCACCGGATCCACTTCAGGAGATGCAGGGTGATGGCTTCAGCAAACCCATGATCCAGGCTCTGTCAGCGGTGTGTGTTCGCTCATCTCATTATGGCACAAG GACCAATACAATAATCCTGATAGACGCGGAAGATAACGTGACATTCACAGAGCGCACCATGCTAGATGAGGACCCAACCAAATGGAGCGTCAGTTCTTTCCAATTCAAACTTCAGGTGTGA